A section of the Lineus longissimus chromosome 1, tnLinLong1.2, whole genome shotgun sequence genome encodes:
- the LOC135497631 gene encoding CDGSH iron-sulfur domain-containing protein 2 homolog isoform X1 — protein sequence MGVVAQFFREILPNYLKNLPIPSTFGDFAEMTGKDWVALVPLVGTISFLIFVTARAFAPGCSDKKAACVNPDIKKNIEKVADTVDIEDIGEKAAFCRCWRSKKFPYCDGSHNQHNKNCCDNVGPLIIKKSS from the exons ATGGGAGTTGTAGCTCAATTTTTTCGCGAAATTCTGCCAAATTATCTCAAAAATCTGCCAATCCCATCAACGTTTGGCGATTTTGCCGAAATGACAG GGAAAGACTGGGTTGCACTTGTTCCTCTGGTTGGAACAATTTCCTTTCTAATATTCGTCACAGCCAGAGCCTTTGCTCCAGGATGCAGTGATAAGAAGGCTGCTTGTGTCAACCCGGATATCAAGAAGAACATTGAAAAGGTAGCAGATACTGTTGACATTGAGGACATTGGTGAGAAAGCTGCTTTCTGTCGGTGCTGGAGATCAAAGAAG ttccCGTATTGTGATGGCTCTCACAATCAACATAACAAAAACTGCTGTGATAACGTTGGACCTCTCATCATTAAGAAATCTTCATAG
- the LOC135497631 gene encoding CDGSH iron-sulfur domain-containing protein 2 homolog isoform X2, producing the protein MGLFSNLQGKDWVALVPLVGTISFLIFVTARAFAPGCSDKKAACVNPDIKKNIEKVADTVDIEDIGEKAAFCRCWRSKKFPYCDGSHNQHNKNCCDNVGPLIIKKSS; encoded by the exons ATGGGTCTCTTCAGCAACTTGCAAG GGAAAGACTGGGTTGCACTTGTTCCTCTGGTTGGAACAATTTCCTTTCTAATATTCGTCACAGCCAGAGCCTTTGCTCCAGGATGCAGTGATAAGAAGGCTGCTTGTGTCAACCCGGATATCAAGAAGAACATTGAAAAGGTAGCAGATACTGTTGACATTGAGGACATTGGTGAGAAAGCTGCTTTCTGTCGGTGCTGGAGATCAAAGAAG ttccCGTATTGTGATGGCTCTCACAATCAACATAACAAAAACTGCTGTGATAACGTTGGACCTCTCATCATTAAGAAATCTTCATAG
- the LOC135484144 gene encoding radical S-adenosyl methionine domain-containing protein 1, mitochondrial-like isoform X1: MSPKKWLRQASLYVHWPYCEKRCTYCNFNKYISKQVDHEQMKRCLGKEIQSLIYLSGIKEITSIFFGGGTPSLAEPSTLGHVIETVAKEATLADSAEITMEANPTSVEATKLREFKAAGINRLSLGIQALNDRDLKILGREHTVQEALSCLSKAKSLFPGKTSLDLIFGRPFQTLELWQDELHKTANLLADGHVSLYQLTLERGTALFKSVQNGELTVPDTDVTAEMYEMAVQTLKKSGLKRYEASNFARNASAESSHNKSYWEGSQYIGVGPGAHGRFIVQSEGGTAREARIQTLEPKYWMWEVEKRGHATRKAVEQTRQEVMEEILMLGMRTKSGVPNKRWLRFSDDVPLAKIFGGHPMLSDFIQFGLLEFSPERLVATERGLNLIDSLMPTIINILHDYNWKSPRKELSDCMDSKEKIDTG, from the exons ATGTCACCAAAAAAATGGCTGAGACAAGCCTCACTTTATGTGCAT TGGCCATATTGTGAGAAAAGATGCACCTATTGCAACTTCAATAAATATATAAG CAAACAGGTTGATCATGAGCAGATGAAGCGATGTTTGGGAAAGGAAATACAGAGTCTTATTTATCTCAGCGGCATCAAGGAAATCACATCAATATTCTTTGGTGGAG GCACCCCAAGTTTAGCAGAACCATCCACCCTTGGTCATGTAATAGAAACAGTTGCCAAAGAAGCTACTTTAGCGGACTCTGCCGAGATTACCATGGAAGCCAACCCAACATCAGTGGAAGCTACCAAACTCAG GGAATTCAAAGCAGCTGGAATCAACAGGCTGTCATTGGGAATTCAG GCATTAAATGACAGAGATCTAAAAATTCTTGGCCGTGAGCATACAGTTCAAGAGGCACTCAG TTGTCTGTCCAAGGCCAAATCACTATTCCCCGGGAAGACATCGTTGGATCTGATATTTGGCCGACCGTTCCAGACACTGGAGTTGTGGCAAGATGAGTTACATAAG ACTGCTAATCTTCTGGCAGATGGTCATGTATCACTTTACCAGCTTACACTTGAGAGGGGCACAGCTCTTTTCAAGTCAGTACAGAATGGTGAATTG ACAGTTCCTGATACTGATGTGACTGCGGAAATGTATGAAATGGCTGTACAG ACCCTCAAGAAGTCTGGATTGAAGAGATACGAGGCATCAAATTTTGCAAgaaat GCCTCTGCTGAAAGCAGCCATAACAAATCCTACTGGGAAGGCTCTCAGTATATAGGAGTTGGCCCAGGTGCACATGGGAGGTTTATTGTACAGAGTGAGGGTGGTACAGCTAGAGAGGCAAGGATACAGACTCTTGAACCCAAGTATTGGATGTGGGAGGTGGAAAAGAGAGGGCATGCTACAAGGAAAGCTGTGGAACAGACAAGGCAGGAGGT AATGGAGGAAATACTGATGCTAGGAATGAGGACAAAATCAGGGGTTCCTAACAAG AGATGGCTAAGGTTTTCTGATGATGTTCCCCTTGCCAAGATATTTGGAGGTCATCCAATGTTGAGTGATTTCATTCAGTTTGGCCTCCTGGAATTCAGCCCGGAAAG ACTTGTTGCAACCGAGCGTGGCCTCAATTTGATCGATAGCCTGATGCCAACAATTATCAACATTCTTCACGATTACAACTGGAAATCACCAAGAAAAGAACTAAGTGATTGTATGGACTcgaaagaaaaaattgacaCTGGCTGA
- the LOC135484144 gene encoding radical S-adenosyl methionine domain-containing protein 1, mitochondrial-like isoform X2, translating into MPMWPYCEKRCTYCNFNKYISKQVDHEQMKRCLGKEIQSLIYLSGIKEITSIFFGGGTPSLAEPSTLGHVIETVAKEATLADSAEITMEANPTSVEATKLREFKAAGINRLSLGIQALNDRDLKILGREHTVQEALSCLSKAKSLFPGKTSLDLIFGRPFQTLELWQDELHKTANLLADGHVSLYQLTLERGTALFKSVQNGELTVPDTDVTAEMYEMAVQTLKKSGLKRYEASNFARNASAESSHNKSYWEGSQYIGVGPGAHGRFIVQSEGGTAREARIQTLEPKYWMWEVEKRGHATRKAVEQTRQEVMEEILMLGMRTKSGVPNKRWLRFSDDVPLAKIFGGHPMLSDFIQFGLLEFSPERLVATERGLNLIDSLMPTIINILHDYNWKSPRKELSDCMDSKEKIDTG; encoded by the exons ATGCCCATG TGGCCATATTGTGAGAAAAGATGCACCTATTGCAACTTCAATAAATATATAAG CAAACAGGTTGATCATGAGCAGATGAAGCGATGTTTGGGAAAGGAAATACAGAGTCTTATTTATCTCAGCGGCATCAAGGAAATCACATCAATATTCTTTGGTGGAG GCACCCCAAGTTTAGCAGAACCATCCACCCTTGGTCATGTAATAGAAACAGTTGCCAAAGAAGCTACTTTAGCGGACTCTGCCGAGATTACCATGGAAGCCAACCCAACATCAGTGGAAGCTACCAAACTCAG GGAATTCAAAGCAGCTGGAATCAACAGGCTGTCATTGGGAATTCAG GCATTAAATGACAGAGATCTAAAAATTCTTGGCCGTGAGCATACAGTTCAAGAGGCACTCAG TTGTCTGTCCAAGGCCAAATCACTATTCCCCGGGAAGACATCGTTGGATCTGATATTTGGCCGACCGTTCCAGACACTGGAGTTGTGGCAAGATGAGTTACATAAG ACTGCTAATCTTCTGGCAGATGGTCATGTATCACTTTACCAGCTTACACTTGAGAGGGGCACAGCTCTTTTCAAGTCAGTACAGAATGGTGAATTG ACAGTTCCTGATACTGATGTGACTGCGGAAATGTATGAAATGGCTGTACAG ACCCTCAAGAAGTCTGGATTGAAGAGATACGAGGCATCAAATTTTGCAAgaaat GCCTCTGCTGAAAGCAGCCATAACAAATCCTACTGGGAAGGCTCTCAGTATATAGGAGTTGGCCCAGGTGCACATGGGAGGTTTATTGTACAGAGTGAGGGTGGTACAGCTAGAGAGGCAAGGATACAGACTCTTGAACCCAAGTATTGGATGTGGGAGGTGGAAAAGAGAGGGCATGCTACAAGGAAAGCTGTGGAACAGACAAGGCAGGAGGT AATGGAGGAAATACTGATGCTAGGAATGAGGACAAAATCAGGGGTTCCTAACAAG AGATGGCTAAGGTTTTCTGATGATGTTCCCCTTGCCAAGATATTTGGAGGTCATCCAATGTTGAGTGATTTCATTCAGTTTGGCCTCCTGGAATTCAGCCCGGAAAG ACTTGTTGCAACCGAGCGTGGCCTCAATTTGATCGATAGCCTGATGCCAACAATTATCAACATTCTTCACGATTACAACTGGAAATCACCAAGAAAAGAACTAAGTGATTGTATGGACTcgaaagaaaaaattgacaCTGGCTGA